The following are from one region of the Flexistipes sp. genome:
- a CDS encoding DUF1028 domain-containing protein encodes MINTFTAAKLDAETGAMGIAVASKFPAVGSLVPFADPEAGLIITQSQARTDFGKTGIQLLKKGVPPGECIEYLLKKDNEREIRQIAAMDTKGNTSSFTGIKCKKWAGCIKGKGYICIGNFLAGSNVLKSMENALINYTEVKIWDMLISALKAGENAGGDIRGKQAAALLVVKKDGGYGGYGDKIMDLRVDDHKDPISELQRLLNIWEKELGID; translated from the coding sequence GTGATTAATACATTCACAGCAGCAAAATTGGATGCAGAAACCGGAGCAATGGGAATAGCAGTGGCATCAAAATTTCCGGCAGTGGGTTCTCTTGTTCCTTTTGCAGATCCAGAAGCCGGACTAATAATAACCCAATCTCAGGCTAGAACAGATTTTGGAAAAACAGGGATTCAATTGTTAAAAAAAGGAGTGCCTCCAGGTGAATGCATTGAATATCTATTGAAAAAAGATAATGAAAGGGAAATAAGGCAGATTGCAGCAATGGATACAAAAGGAAACACATCCTCTTTTACGGGAATAAAATGTAAAAAATGGGCAGGATGTATTAAAGGAAAAGGTTACATCTGCATTGGAAATTTTTTAGCAGGTTCCAACGTTTTAAAATCTATGGAAAATGCTTTAATAAATTATACTGAAGTAAAAATATGGGACATGTTAATATCGGCTTTAAAGGCCGGTGAAAATGCAGGTGGAGATATACGCGGAAAACAGGCTGCCGCTTTATTGGTAGTTAAGAAAGATGGCGGTTACGGCGGCTATGGCGACAAAATTATGGATTTGCGTGTTGATGATCACAAAGACCCCATCTCTGAACTTCAACGCTTGCTGAATATATGGGAAAAAGAACTTGGAATAGACTAA
- a CDS encoding sigma-54 interaction domain-containing protein translates to MQRKITLLAIDENISMFFKKECQKIFSNLFQIDYRSADIQEPLPITNTDLILYTDPTILNKLIHLIQCPAPTLMMKRTIRRESLEKIKKLPAGSIALVANINEYMANETAATIHQLGIKNIRLIPVHKDSSFPEKYDYIITPRRYIFLPDVDDRIIEIGNRVFDISMVLDVLSIMQVDNKVSEEIMFNYLSKVPTIWHGIGYAWENRRVLVNRWNILINEIAAGVIVCDERGNVELANHKAAEILSTSSELLLKHDIDYITWKEPELGKILKLSEAKDELTKCSSGEVVVSVKSIHLGGEEYGKLIVLNQYHEMINTQQKAQKKLTSQGYISKYSFVDIVGKSGELEKAKEICKKVSLSDSTVLLFGESGVGKEMFAGAIHNNSGRKNKPFIAINCATLPENLLESELFGYEEGAFTGARKGGRVGLFELAHSGTIFLDEIGDLPLSLQARLLRAIEEKEIRRVGGENMVSVDVRIIAATNKNLPEMVKSGEFRNDLFYRLNVFQVSIPPLRKRKIDIPLLINHLISDPKLKISREFIDFCNTYDWPGNIRELRNVLEYAATIADNEINISSLPDYIKSSNDYCFTEDLNAYLMLKIIYDNTQQKQNTGRRTLKEDFSRKFIKISEARVREYIQNLKSKNLVNVNSGRQGVSITNKGVSFLQMNGYI, encoded by the coding sequence ATGCAACGGAAAATAACACTTTTGGCTATTGATGAAAACATTTCGATGTTTTTTAAAAAAGAGTGCCAGAAAATATTCAGTAATCTTTTTCAGATTGATTATCGTTCAGCTGACATACAGGAGCCCTTACCTATTACCAATACAGATTTAATCCTTTATACTGATCCAACTATTCTTAACAAATTGATTCATTTGATTCAATGTCCGGCACCAACGCTAATGATGAAAAGGACAATCCGCAGGGAATCATTAGAGAAAATTAAAAAACTGCCGGCAGGATCAATTGCTTTGGTAGCTAATATTAACGAATATATGGCCAATGAAACTGCCGCAACTATACACCAACTGGGAATAAAAAATATAAGGCTTATTCCGGTTCACAAGGATTCCTCTTTCCCTGAAAAATATGATTATATCATTACGCCGAGAAGATACATTTTTCTGCCGGATGTAGATGATAGAATTATTGAAATAGGCAACAGGGTTTTTGATATTTCAATGGTTTTGGATGTTCTTTCTATCATGCAGGTGGATAACAAGGTTTCTGAAGAAATTATGTTTAACTATCTTTCAAAAGTCCCCACTATCTGGCACGGAATCGGATATGCATGGGAAAACAGAAGAGTCCTGGTAAATAGATGGAATATTTTGATTAATGAAATTGCTGCCGGTGTTATCGTTTGTGACGAGAGAGGAAATGTTGAGCTTGCAAATCACAAAGCTGCAGAAATTTTATCAACATCTTCCGAATTGCTTCTCAAGCATGATATTGATTATATAACCTGGAAAGAACCTGAACTGGGGAAAATTTTAAAGTTAAGTGAAGCAAAGGATGAGCTTACAAAGTGTTCTTCCGGTGAGGTTGTTGTTTCTGTAAAATCAATACATTTGGGTGGGGAAGAATACGGAAAACTAATTGTTCTGAATCAATATCACGAGATGATTAATACTCAGCAAAAGGCACAGAAAAAGCTGACATCCCAGGGTTATATCAGTAAATACAGTTTTGTAGATATTGTGGGTAAGTCCGGTGAACTTGAAAAAGCAAAAGAAATTTGCAAAAAAGTATCACTTTCCGATTCCACAGTTTTACTGTTCGGTGAATCCGGTGTAGGCAAAGAAATGTTTGCCGGCGCTATACACAATAATTCCGGCAGGAAAAACAAGCCATTTATTGCAATAAACTGTGCTACACTACCGGAGAACCTCCTGGAAAGTGAGCTTTTTGGCTACGAGGAGGGGGCTTTCACCGGCGCGAGGAAGGGAGGACGTGTGGGACTTTTTGAATTAGCTCATTCCGGTACTATTTTTTTGGATGAAATTGGTGATTTGCCTCTATCTTTGCAGGCGAGGCTTTTAAGAGCTATTGAGGAAAAAGAAATAAGGAGAGTGGGTGGGGAAAACATGGTAAGTGTTGATGTAAGGATAATAGCCGCCACTAATAAAAATCTCCCTGAAATGGTAAAGTCAGGTGAATTCAGAAACGATTTGTTTTACAGACTTAATGTTTTTCAGGTAAGTATACCCCCATTGAGAAAACGAAAAATTGACATTCCTCTTCTGATCAACCATCTTATAAGTGACCCTAAATTGAAAATAAGCAGAGAATTTATTGATTTTTGCAATACTTATGATTGGCCCGGCAATATCAGGGAACTGAGGAATGTTTTAGAGTATGCGGCTACGATAGCTGACAATGAAATTAACATAAGCAGCTTGCCTGATTATATTAAAAGCAGCAACGATTATTGTTTTACAGAGGATTTAAATGCGTATTTAATGCTGAAAATCATTTATGACAATACACAGCAAAAACAAAACACAGGCAGGAGAACGCTGAAAGAGGACTTCAGCAGAAAATTCATCAAAATTTCTGAAGCAAGGGTAAGAGAATATATTCAAAACCTAAAATCGAAAAATCTCGTTAATGTGAATTCAGGGCGTCAGGGTGTCAGTATCACAAATAAAGGGGTTAGTTTCTTGCAGATGAACGGCTATATTTAG
- a CDS encoding ABC transporter substrate-binding protein: MKIRGFLPLFIITLFFWCFGTVQSATPKDVLVVGQIAEPKSLDPATITAVNDFRIVMNIYDGLTRYKDGSLEVEPALAKSWDISNDGTVYTFHLRKNITFHDGTPFNASAVKFNFDRMLNKKHPYHDVTGPFPLSFFFSSIEKVTVVDEYTVRFQLKEPYAPFLSNLAYPTGLIVSPSAVKKYGEDFGRNPVGTGAYKFVEWESNQRVVVEKNKKYWDGVPKLKAVIFRPITNSNTRVTEMLSGGLDIMVETPPDSLQIFRKKSDFTVYEQAGPHLWFLILNMKEGPFTDVRMRHAVNYAINKKAIVENILKGTATVANSPTPAAFAWAHNGNLEPYPYNPQKAKKLIKEAGYKGAELTFYITEGGSGMLSPVAMGTAIQADLAKVGLDVKIKTFEWNTFLSKVNAGLEGKADMAEMAWMTNDPDTLPYLALRTDAWPSKGGFNSGYYSNPEVDKLLEKARRSTDQQKRAEYYKKMQKIVYEDTPWAFIANWKQNAVSKANIKNFKLQPSFFLLLHDVEKQ; encoded by the coding sequence ATGAAAATAAGAGGATTTTTGCCGCTGTTTATTATAACGTTATTTTTTTGGTGTTTTGGCACAGTTCAATCTGCCACGCCGAAGGATGTTTTGGTGGTGGGGCAGATTGCAGAACCGAAATCTCTGGATCCGGCCACAATAACTGCTGTTAACGATTTTAGAATTGTAATGAATATTTACGATGGCCTTACCCGTTACAAAGACGGTTCTCTCGAAGTGGAGCCGGCTTTGGCAAAATCATGGGATATTTCTAATGATGGTACAGTTTATACGTTTCATTTGAGAAAAAATATCACATTCCATGATGGGACTCCATTTAACGCTTCCGCTGTAAAATTTAATTTTGACCGTATGTTGAATAAAAAACATCCATACCACGATGTGACCGGCCCTTTCCCACTGTCGTTCTTTTTTAGCAGTATCGAAAAGGTCACCGTTGTTGATGAGTATACAGTTCGTTTTCAGCTTAAAGAGCCTTATGCGCCTTTCCTTTCCAACCTTGCATATCCTACGGGACTGATCGTTTCTCCATCTGCCGTTAAAAAATATGGTGAAGATTTCGGTCGAAACCCTGTAGGAACAGGAGCTTACAAATTTGTTGAATGGGAAAGTAACCAGCGGGTTGTGGTTGAGAAAAATAAAAAATACTGGGACGGAGTTCCCAAGCTTAAAGCTGTTATTTTCAGGCCGATAACCAACAGCAATACAAGAGTCACTGAAATGCTTTCCGGCGGGCTTGACATTATGGTGGAAACACCGCCGGATTCTCTGCAGATTTTCAGAAAAAAGTCTGATTTTACCGTATATGAGCAGGCCGGCCCACATTTGTGGTTTCTTATACTAAATATGAAAGAGGGGCCTTTCACTGATGTAAGAATGAGGCATGCAGTCAACTACGCCATCAATAAAAAAGCTATAGTGGAGAATATATTAAAAGGTACAGCAACTGTAGCAAACAGTCCGACTCCGGCTGCATTTGCCTGGGCTCATAATGGTAATCTTGAACCATATCCCTACAACCCGCAAAAAGCCAAAAAACTTATAAAAGAAGCAGGTTATAAAGGTGCAGAACTCACATTCTATATAACAGAAGGAGGCTCAGGAATGCTTTCGCCCGTGGCAATGGGTACTGCTATACAGGCGGATCTGGCAAAAGTTGGTCTTGATGTTAAAATTAAAACATTCGAATGGAATACCTTTTTGTCTAAAGTGAATGCCGGTCTCGAAGGCAAAGCAGATATGGCTGAAATGGCTTGGATGACTAATGATCCAGACACTCTCCCCTATCTTGCTCTCAGAACCGATGCGTGGCCTAGCAAAGGCGGTTTTAACTCAGGGTATTATTCAAACCCGGAAGTTGATAAGCTGCTGGAAAAGGCACGCAGATCCACAGACCAGCAGAAACGCGCAGAGTACTATAAGAAGATGCAGAAAATTGTATATGAAGATACTCCCTGGGCATTCATAGCAAACTGGAAACAAAATGCTGTCAGCAAAGCTAACATAAAAAATTTCAAATTACAGCCATCATTCTTTTTACTGCTTCATGATGTTGAAAAGCAATAA
- a CDS encoding ABC transporter permease gives MFVYILKRLAYMIPVLIGISVIVFLIMELIPGDPAEAILGSYATPENLARLRESMGLDKPIVQRYFIWLSNILHGDFGMSYSLERPVSDEIFDRLFPTLLLAGSSLVLCSVFGLIAGIISAIKQYKLTDKLITLFVLIGISTPSFWLGLILILSFAVKFNIFPASGMIDIYGGGGFLDILHHLILPSFTLAVVATGVIARLTRSAMLEILRQDYIRTARAKGIDEKKVIFKHAFKNALVSIIPVIGIQAGFVIGGAVYIEMVFQWPGIGRMLVNAILTRDILLVQGGVVVVAAIYVLINLSADILQHILDPRIKT, from the coding sequence ATGTTTGTATATATACTTAAAAGACTGGCGTATATGATACCTGTACTTATAGGGATCTCCGTTATTGTATTTCTTATAATGGAATTGATCCCGGGTGATCCTGCAGAGGCAATACTGGGATCTTATGCCACTCCGGAAAACCTTGCCCGTTTGAGGGAATCGATGGGATTGGACAAACCGATTGTACAAAGATATTTCATCTGGCTTTCAAATATACTGCATGGTGACTTCGGGATGTCTTACAGTCTTGAAAGACCCGTTTCCGATGAAATCTTTGACAGACTTTTTCCCACACTGCTCCTTGCAGGCAGTTCTCTGGTACTATGCAGTGTATTCGGACTTATTGCCGGTATTATATCTGCTATAAAACAATATAAGCTCACAGACAAACTTATAACTCTTTTTGTACTGATAGGGATATCCACTCCCTCATTCTGGCTGGGATTAATTCTGATTCTTTCTTTTGCTGTTAAATTCAATATTTTCCCTGCCAGCGGAATGATTGATATTTACGGCGGTGGAGGTTTTCTTGATATCCTGCATCATCTTATATTGCCATCGTTCACTTTGGCAGTAGTTGCTACTGGTGTAATTGCCAGACTAACCAGATCTGCAATGCTCGAAATACTAAGACAGGACTATATAAGAACAGCCAGAGCAAAAGGTATAGACGAGAAAAAGGTCATATTTAAGCATGCTTTTAAAAACGCTCTTGTAAGCATAATTCCTGTAATAGGTATCCAGGCGGGTTTTGTAATAGGGGGAGCTGTTTATATAGAGATGGTTTTTCAATGGCCCGGCATAGGACGGATGCTTGTAAATGCTATTCTGACAAGGGATATTCTGCTTGTTCAGGGCGGGGTTGTAGTGGTCGCAGCAATATACGTTTTGATCAATCTATCAGCTGATATCCTGCAACATATACTTGATCCACGCATAAAAACGTAA
- a CDS encoding dipeptide/oligopeptide/nickel ABC transporter permease/ATP-binding protein yields MLSIKEVKKFLIKFSKNRLAAAGLVMMLFVIIVISIAPVLPLQNPNETDLAARLQGPFSEKYFLGSDQLGRDILSRIIWGTRVSLAVGLTATLFAAVIGSLIGIISGFYGKIVDNVLMRGIDMIMAFPYMLLALSIVAALGPGLMNALFAIAIVNIPFFARNVRGVTVSLVRLEYVDASKISGLNNFQIIFKELLPNVMPVIIITISTTVGWMILETAGLSFLGLGAQPPQADLGSMLGEGRKVVMVAPHVATIPGLVILFVVIAINLVGDGLRDYFDPRLSSGALTSPAAFTDVDSNALEHVKAEKVNDIPLQVRNLNTWFITDNDTYKAVNDVSFHLSRGECLGVMGESGSGKSVTALSVASLVATPPGKIVTGSIRLENKELVSSSLTELQNIRGKEIAYIFQNPLTTLNPLLKIGEQLTETILKHQQLSKKEAYDIATGLLKDVHIPNAPSRLNNYPFQLSGGMRQRVGIAMALANNPGIIIADEPTTALDVTIQAQILRLMDELRHKYNNSLIFISHDFGVISELCDRIIVMYSGEIVEIGEVHEIYKAPLHPYTKKLMACVPEVGKKNQKIEAIKGLPPAVNKLPNGCFFADRCDFVTEECREQSIPLREYGEKRKVRCIKAEELV; encoded by the coding sequence ATGCTTTCCATAAAAGAAGTAAAAAAATTTTTGATCAAATTTTCGAAAAACAGACTTGCAGCCGCCGGCCTGGTGATGATGTTATTTGTCATCATTGTTATTAGTATAGCTCCTGTTCTGCCTTTACAAAATCCCAATGAAACGGATCTGGCTGCCAGACTCCAGGGGCCTTTTAGCGAAAAGTATTTTTTAGGCAGTGACCAGCTGGGCAGAGATATTTTATCCAGAATAATCTGGGGAACCAGAGTAAGTCTTGCCGTTGGGTTAACTGCGACACTCTTTGCCGCGGTAATAGGTTCATTAATAGGTATCATTTCAGGCTTTTACGGTAAAATTGTTGATAATGTGTTAATGAGAGGAATTGATATGATTATGGCCTTTCCCTACATGCTGCTGGCACTCTCTATTGTGGCAGCACTAGGCCCGGGACTTATGAACGCGCTTTTTGCAATTGCCATAGTAAATATTCCTTTCTTTGCAAGAAATGTAAGAGGTGTAACGGTCAGCCTGGTAAGACTTGAATATGTAGACGCCTCTAAAATAAGCGGACTCAATAATTTTCAGATAATATTTAAAGAACTTCTTCCAAATGTAATGCCTGTAATAATTATAACCATTTCAACAACGGTCGGATGGATGATTTTGGAAACAGCCGGTTTAAGTTTTTTGGGACTCGGTGCACAGCCCCCTCAGGCCGATCTGGGGTCTATGCTTGGAGAAGGGAGAAAAGTGGTAATGGTGGCCCCTCATGTGGCAACTATACCGGGGCTTGTAATTCTTTTTGTTGTAATCGCTATTAATCTTGTGGGTGACGGGTTAAGGGACTATTTTGACCCCAGACTCAGTTCAGGAGCATTAACCAGCCCGGCAGCTTTTACGGATGTAGACAGTAATGCTTTAGAACATGTTAAAGCAGAAAAAGTAAATGATATACCTTTACAGGTCAGAAATTTAAATACATGGTTTATAACGGATAATGATACATATAAAGCCGTTAATGATGTCTCTTTCCACCTGTCCCGGGGGGAGTGCCTCGGAGTAATGGGGGAATCCGGATCAGGAAAATCAGTAACAGCTTTATCTGTAGCTTCTCTCGTTGCCACGCCTCCCGGAAAAATTGTGACAGGAAGTATACGTCTTGAAAACAAGGAACTAGTAAGTTCATCTCTTACAGAATTACAAAATATAAGGGGTAAAGAGATTGCATATATTTTCCAGAATCCTCTGACAACACTTAATCCGCTTTTGAAAATAGGAGAACAGCTAACAGAAACAATATTAAAGCATCAACAGCTAAGCAAAAAAGAAGCTTATGATATAGCAACTGGATTGTTAAAAGATGTACATATACCGAATGCGCCGTCGCGTCTAAACAACTATCCTTTTCAGCTTTCGGGAGGTATGCGCCAGAGAGTGGGAATAGCTATGGCCTTGGCAAACAATCCCGGGATAATTATTGCAGATGAACCCACAACAGCCCTGGATGTTACGATACAGGCTCAGATACTTAGGCTCATGGATGAGCTCAGACATAAGTATAATAACTCCCTTATTTTCATTTCTCATGATTTTGGTGTTATTTCAGAACTGTGCGACAGAATAATTGTAATGTACAGCGGAGAAATAGTTGAAATCGGTGAAGTTCATGAGATTTATAAAGCTCCTCTGCATCCGTATACAAAGAAATTAATGGCATGTGTTCCCGAAGTTGGTAAAAAAAATCAAAAAATTGAAGCTATCAAAGGTTTGCCCCCTGCAGTCAACAAACTCCCGAATGGATGTTTTTTTGCAGACAGGTGTGACTTTGTTACCGAAGAATGCCGTGAACAAAGTATTCCACTCAGAGAATACGGTGAGAAAAGAAAAGTACGCTGTATAAAAGCTGAGGAGCTTGTATGA
- a CDS encoding ABC transporter ATP-binding protein, which yields MNQEKIIETVNVSKIFDTKKNIFRRKEDGIQAVSNLSLPVIKNESLGVVGESGCGKSTLAKLIMTLEEPSSGHIFFKNNNLEFYKKKDVLGYFSQVQFVFQDPLSSLNPRKTIRQILQTPMKKILKTPKKDMEKRCLELLELVNLRPEFINRYPHEFSGGQSQRIGIARALAAEPEVMILDEPVSALDVSIQAQIINLLIDLKNRLGLTYFFISHDLAVVEKLCDKVAVMYLGKIVEYGTTEQVFDSPKHPYTKVLLSSIPKPGEKGVSSIILEGEPPDPANPPKGCSFSPRCFMANSKCKQQTPELIDVNNMHKTACFHYKEL from the coding sequence ATGAATCAGGAAAAAATTATCGAAACAGTTAATGTATCAAAAATTTTTGATACAAAAAAAAATATATTTCGTCGAAAGGAAGATGGTATTCAGGCTGTTTCCAATTTAAGTCTTCCTGTAATCAAAAATGAATCTTTGGGTGTCGTTGGTGAGTCCGGATGCGGGAAATCAACACTGGCAAAACTTATTATGACACTCGAAGAACCAAGCAGCGGTCATATTTTTTTTAAAAATAATAATCTGGAATTTTACAAAAAAAAGGATGTTCTTGGTTATTTTTCCCAGGTGCAGTTTGTATTTCAGGATCCTTTAAGCTCACTTAATCCACGGAAAACGATAAGACAGATATTACAAACACCTATGAAAAAAATTCTAAAGACCCCGAAAAAAGATATGGAGAAGCGTTGCCTGGAACTTTTGGAGCTCGTAAATCTCAGACCGGAATTTATAAACAGATACCCGCATGAATTTTCCGGTGGTCAGAGCCAGAGAATAGGCATTGCAAGAGCATTAGCTGCTGAGCCGGAAGTGATGATTCTTGACGAGCCGGTATCGGCTTTGGATGTATCTATACAGGCTCAGATAATAAATTTGCTGATAGATTTAAAAAACCGGCTGGGATTAACATATTTTTTTATAAGTCATGATTTAGCTGTAGTAGAGAAGCTGTGTGATAAAGTAGCAGTTATGTATCTCGGAAAAATTGTTGAATACGGAACAACTGAGCAGGTTTTTGATAGTCCAAAACACCCCTACACCAAAGTACTTCTGTCCAGTATACCTAAGCCCGGTGAAAAAGGAGTAAGTTCAATAATTCTTGAAGGAGAACCACCTGATCCGGCAAATCCGCCCAAAGGCTGCTCTTTCTCTCCCAGATGTTTTATGGCAAACAGTAAGTGTAAGCAACAAACGCCGGAGTTAATAGACGTTAATAATATGCACAAAACGGCATGTTTTCATTACAAAGAACTTTAG
- a CDS encoding Zn-dependent hydrolase translates to MKRINIDSTRLWHTIMEMAKIGATPKGGVKRLALTETDKAARDLFCFWAESDGFECEYDSMGNIYVTLRGTSKDLQPVLIGSHLDTQPTGGKFDGIYGVMAGYEVIRTIKEQGIKTSRPITVVNWTNEEGVRFAPAMAGSGVFSGVYAEEEIYNSKDNNGMTFEGELEKIGYMGNKKSVDYKAGIYIEPHIEQGPILESGNYKIGIVKGVQGQLSLDVSVIGFESHSGSTPMNMRKDALVSSSRMCLALNRIATEQFPGSVATVGRMIVQPGARNTVPGKTSFTIDIRHPRKEILFEMETKIKQNFQNIADETATKVEIRKAWFTPPVVFDNICIETIRKSTEFLGYNFREMVSGAGHDACMVNNKIPGCMIFVPCEKGISHNELEKAVPEDLAAGANVLLYSVMDFAV, encoded by the coding sequence ATGAAAAGGATAAATATCGATTCCACAAGATTATGGCACACAATAATGGAAATGGCAAAAATAGGAGCCACCCCGAAGGGGGGTGTAAAAAGGCTTGCTCTTACAGAAACGGATAAGGCGGCAAGAGATCTATTCTGTTTTTGGGCGGAATCGGACGGATTTGAGTGCGAATATGACAGTATGGGTAATATTTACGTTACGCTTCGGGGAACATCAAAAGATCTGCAGCCGGTTTTGATTGGAAGCCATTTAGATACACAGCCCACCGGCGGCAAATTCGACGGTATTTATGGAGTCATGGCAGGATATGAGGTAATCAGAACAATAAAAGAGCAGGGGATCAAAACAAGCAGACCAATTACTGTAGTAAACTGGACTAATGAAGAAGGAGTGCGTTTTGCTCCGGCTATGGCAGGCTCTGGTGTTTTCTCCGGAGTTTATGCAGAAGAAGAGATATATAATTCTAAAGATAACAATGGCATGACATTCGAAGGTGAATTGGAAAAGATCGGTTACATGGGAAATAAAAAGTCTGTTGATTATAAGGCTGGTATTTATATAGAGCCGCACATAGAACAAGGACCGATACTTGAATCGGGAAACTATAAAATAGGTATAGTAAAAGGAGTGCAAGGGCAATTGAGTCTTGATGTATCCGTTATAGGCTTTGAGTCACATTCCGGATCGACTCCGATGAATATGCGTAAAGACGCATTAGTAAGTTCTTCCAGAATGTGTTTGGCATTAAACAGAATAGCAACAGAACAATTTCCCGGTTCCGTAGCTACTGTAGGGAGAATGATTGTTCAGCCGGGTGCACGAAATACAGTGCCGGGGAAAACATCTTTTACTATTGATATAAGACATCCCCGAAAAGAAATTTTATTTGAAATGGAAACAAAAATTAAGCAAAATTTTCAAAATATAGCTGATGAAACTGCCACTAAAGTAGAAATTAGGAAAGCATGGTTCACACCTCCTGTAGTTTTTGATAATATCTGTATTGAAACAATAAGAAAATCTACAGAATTTTTGGGCTATAATTTTAGGGAAATGGTTTCAGGTGCCGGTCATGATGCATGTATGGTCAACAATAAAATTCCCGGATGTATGATTTTTGTGCCCTGTGAAAAAGGAATCAGTCACAATGAGCTGGAAAAGGCCGTTCCTGAAGATCTGGCAGCCGGAGCTAATGTGTTGCTGTATTCTGTAATGGATTTTGCTGTATAA
- a CDS encoding ABC transporter substrate-binding protein encodes MKIFKFIYILIIIITPFTAVTSTSMMENKSVSIGVVVYSENFSASFRGLRDGIRDLGLINVNFEVENLHGDLSEIPEILKKFNNKRINIVFATTTPVNQEIMKYNDKYGFDVIFNEVAEPLSAGLVKSLEKPDKNFTGISHIAFKLLSKRFEIFTEVFPERDKILCFIDERDIFAKNQFQYLKTFRRFHPDVKLIKVRVNNSADFAEKLGNLNLKDSSEYGIVMMPHPLFVKEFERLKSFAMKKRIPVMVIDNSLIDKGGALGYSPTFYDVGYQSAYIAASIINGHKASDVPVQFPDKIQLALNLKILKKMGIKFNESYLAYANRIVNE; translated from the coding sequence ATGAAGATTTTTAAATTTATTTATATACTTATTATTATAATTACCCCTTTTACAGCCGTTACTTCAACATCGATGATGGAAAATAAAAGTGTCAGCATCGGCGTTGTGGTGTATTCAGAGAATTTTTCGGCTTCTTTCAGAGGGCTCCGTGACGGTATCCGTGATTTAGGCCTTATTAATGTGAATTTTGAAGTGGAAAATCTTCATGGCGATCTGTCTGAAATTCCTGAAATTCTAAAAAAATTTAACAATAAGCGGATAAACATAGTTTTTGCTACCACCACCCCTGTAAATCAGGAAATTATGAAATACAATGATAAATATGGATTTGATGTTATATTCAATGAAGTTGCCGAACCTCTTTCCGCCGGACTTGTAAAATCTCTTGAAAAACCGGACAAAAACTTTACAGGTATCAGTCATATCGCTTTTAAACTTCTTTCGAAAAGATTTGAAATATTTACAGAAGTGTTTCCCGAAAGGGATAAAATACTCTGCTTTATCGATGAAAGGGATATTTTTGCGAAAAATCAATTTCAGTATCTGAAAACGTTTAGAAGATTTCATCCTGATGTAAAACTGATAAAAGTCAGAGTAAACAATTCGGCTGATTTTGCAGAAAAGCTGGGCAATCTAAATCTTAAAGACAGTTCAGAGTATGGTATTGTGATGATGCCGCATCCTTTATTTGTAAAAGAATTTGAAAGATTAAAGTCTTTTGCTATGAAAAAAAGAATACCTGTTATGGTTATCGACAATTCTCTTATCGATAAAGGCGGGGCGTTGGGGTATTCACCCACTTTTTATGATGTGGGCTATCAGTCAGCTTATATAGCTGCAAGCATCATAAACGGCCATAAAGCATCAGATGTGCCTGTTCAATTTCCTGATAAAATTCAGCTGGCACTAAATTTGAAAATTCTGAAAAAGATGGGAATAAAATTTAATGAAAGCTATCTCGCATATGCCAACAGGATTGTAAATGAGTAG